A genomic segment from Clostridium pasteurianum BC1 encodes:
- a CDS encoding response regulator, with protein sequence MDSVQSYLSDVNILIVDDCSLSVNVLIMILEQKGYNVRDTFSSELALQYARENPPDMILLKTNIPAMDGYKLCEILKSEEKLKKIPIIFIVTDNETFDKDRVFACGGADYITMPFNNKEVLARIETHLKLPFMQQRYKALENNVREKESQLEQITAEFKEFNVILEEEITERTKTEDALKESERQLRYSLELQKKQRKKEKD encoded by the coding sequence ATGGATAGTGTACAAAGTTATTTAAGTGATGTCAATATACTTATTGTGGATGATTGTTCTTTAAGTGTTAACGTATTGATCATGATACTTGAGCAGAAGGGATACAATGTTAGAGATACTTTCAGCAGTGAATTGGCGCTACAGTATGCAAGAGAAAATCCACCAGACATGATTTTACTTAAAACCAATATACCTGCTATGGATGGGTATAAATTATGTGAGATTTTAAAAAGTGAGGAAAAGCTTAAGAAAATCCCGATAATTTTCATTGTTACAGACAACGAGACTTTTGACAAGGATAGAGTATTTGCTTGTGGAGGAGCTGACTATATAACTATGCCTTTTAATAATAAAGAAGTTCTTGCACGGATTGAGACACATTTAAAACTTCCATTCATGCAACAAAGATATAAAGCTTTAGAAAATAACGTAAGGGAGAAAGAATCACAACTAGAACAAATAACTGCTGAATTTAAAGAATTTAATGTTATATTAGAAGAAGAAATTACTGAACGTACAAAAACTGAAGATGCATTAAAGGAAAGTGAAAGACAACTACGATACTCATTAGAATTGCAAAAAAAACAGAGGAAGAAAGAAAAAGACTAG